The following proteins are encoded in a genomic region of Candidatus Zymogenus saltonus:
- a CDS encoding NUDIX domain-containing protein, giving the protein MATGKEVIPRPAATVVLVRSLNGEREVFLTKRPDTMDFLGGFYVFPGGRVDGVDRSREARERVIGFEERDFTPQVKYEEVGEILDAGDSVSPVDFYTAGIRELFEESGVLLLCDGKGEIVSGDVYEEMRKSSIDLSSEHFLEQVVDRGFYYAAFSLSFLQLFITPPLAHQRFYTIFFTAILPEGQRAGIETGEVSESFWISPKKALERGESGEFPMIYPTMLALISVLDV; this is encoded by the coding sequence ATGGCTACTGGTAAAGAGGTGATCCCGAGGCCGGCGGCGACGGTGGTGCTGGTTCGCAGCCTTAACGGGGAGAGGGAGGTCTTCCTGACAAAAAGGCCCGACACAATGGATTTCCTCGGGGGTTTTTACGTCTTCCCAGGGGGAAGGGTGGACGGGGTGGACAGAAGCCGTGAGGCGCGGGAGAGGGTTATCGGGTTTGAAGAGAGAGACTTCACCCCGCAGGTCAAATACGAGGAGGTGGGGGAGATTTTAGATGCCGGGGATTCGGTAAGCCCGGTCGACTTTTACACCGCCGGGATAAGGGAGCTCTTCGAGGAGTCCGGGGTGCTCCTCTTATGTGACGGCAAGGGGGAGATCGTCTCGGGCGACGTATACGAGGAGATGAGAAAATCGTCTATCGACTTAAGCTCGGAGCACTTTTTGGAGCAGGTAGTCGATAGGGGCTTCTATTACGCCGCCTTCAGCCTGAGCTTTCTCCAGCTCTTCATTACGCCACCCCTCGCACATCAGCGCTTCTACACGATCTTTTTTACGGCAATCCTGCCCGAGGGGCAGAGGGCGGGGATAGAGACGGGAGAGGTTTCGGAGTCTTTCTGGATATCGCCCAAGAAGGCCCTCGAAAGGGGAGAGTCGGGGGAGTTCCCGATGATATACCCCACGATGCTGGCGTTGATATCCGTCTTGGATGTTTAG
- a CDS encoding class I SAM-dependent methyltransferase: MAMISINDTTEYHLSDAASLGWEQTISECLKDTDSPYMLALKTKRMYGDTISDLFKANNLIRSGDRILEVGGGYGRLAERLLTNFPDISITMADVSPVFLNRQRELLQRFGGRVDFVNSDAFEFLGSAGDFDLIIANEILGDLPAVVDIRKSDLIELAKPGRAPDGVDESGAECLSRALDYINDLGIDIDSAPDTINLNTGALRFISAAMERAPALWVSEHSSDFEIPKSMSEMFRDDRADRWPKKIILFNHNEVSVSFDHMKRGVDGLGYKHDGGSLMELLGVRDDNEIRYILLSGSIVSETHEIIGEFLNHVKEYQWLLVKR, translated from the coding sequence GTGGCCATGATCTCCATCAACGACACCACCGAATACCACCTTAGCGACGCCGCGAGCCTCGGCTGGGAGCAGACAATAAGCGAGTGCCTCAAGGATACAGATTCGCCCTATATGCTGGCGCTTAAAACAAAGCGGATGTACGGCGATACGATCTCCGATCTTTTCAAGGCAAACAATCTCATAAGGTCCGGAGACCGCATCCTGGAGGTGGGGGGCGGCTACGGCAGGCTCGCCGAGAGGTTGCTAACGAACTTCCCAGATATCTCCATCACAATGGCCGACGTAAGCCCCGTCTTTCTGAACAGGCAGAGGGAGCTTCTGCAAAGGTTCGGGGGGAGGGTAGATTTCGTTAACTCAGACGCATTCGAGTTTCTTGGAAGTGCCGGGGATTTCGACCTGATTATCGCAAACGAAATCCTGGGCGACCTACCGGCCGTCGTCGATATTAGGAAGTCCGATCTTATTGAGTTAGCCAAGCCGGGGAGAGCGCCAGACGGGGTCGATGAGAGCGGTGCGGAATGTCTCTCCAGGGCGCTTGACTATATCAACGACCTCGGGATCGACATCGACTCAGCCCCGGACACCATCAACCTTAACACAGGGGCGTTGAGGTTCATCTCTGCGGCGATGGAGAGGGCGCCGGCCCTCTGGGTCTCCGAGCACTCCTCCGACTTCGAGATACCTAAGTCCATGTCGGAGATGTTTCGGGATGACCGCGCCGACAGGTGGCCCAAGAAGATAATCCTATTCAATCACAACGAGGTGTCGGTATCTTTCGACCATATGAAAAGGGGCGTCGACGGGCTGGGATACAAGCACGACGGGGGGAGCCTGATGGAGCTTCTGGGCGTTCGCGACGATAATGAGATCCGCTACATCCTCCTCTCCGGATCGATCGTGAGCGAGACCCACGAGATAATCGGGGAGTTCTTAAACCATGTAAAGGAGTACCAATGGCTACTGGTAAAGAGGTGA
- a CDS encoding aminotransferase class I/II-fold pyridoxal phosphate-dependent enzyme, which produces MKTIDMRSDTITKPTEGMRKAIYEAEVGDDVFGEDPTVNRLQEVVAEMLGKERALYVCSGTMGNLLSVKANTNPGDEVILDSQSHIFYYEAAGAAAICGVQLNLVDGNRGAITREQVEAKIRQRGNPHFPITSLVCIENTHNRWSGAVIPIDEIRRIRELADEKGIRMHMDGARLLNAQVASGIPAKEYSKYFDTVTVCFSKGLGAPMGSIIAGDTETMDRVHRARKMVGGGQRQVGIAAAAALYALENNVDRLKDDHDNAKRMAVALSDMPGVNIDPDEVETNIVYFDVTQSPMKAIEVVIEMSKLGVLMLPLDENRVRAVTHLGIDNGDIDMAIEAFSEVFK; this is translated from the coding sequence ATGAAGACGATCGATATGAGAAGCGATACGATAACTAAGCCGACCGAGGGGATGAGAAAGGCCATCTACGAGGCGGAGGTGGGAGACGACGTATTCGGAGAGGACCCCACGGTAAACAGGCTTCAGGAGGTGGTCGCCGAGATGCTCGGAAAGGAGAGGGCGCTCTACGTCTGCTCGGGCACCATGGGAAACCTCCTCTCCGTTAAAGCGAACACCAATCCCGGAGACGAGGTCATCCTCGACTCCCAGAGCCACATCTTCTACTACGAGGCGGCCGGGGCCGCAGCCATATGCGGGGTGCAGCTGAACCTCGTGGACGGGAATAGGGGCGCCATAACGAGGGAGCAGGTCGAGGCGAAGATCAGGCAGAGGGGAAATCCACACTTCCCGATAACCTCCCTCGTCTGTATCGAGAACACCCACAACAGGTGGAGCGGCGCTGTAATCCCCATCGACGAGATAAGGAGGATAAGGGAGCTCGCCGACGAGAAGGGCATTAGGATGCACATGGACGGCGCGAGGCTCCTGAACGCCCAGGTGGCCTCCGGGATCCCTGCAAAGGAGTATTCAAAATACTTCGACACCGTGACTGTCTGTTTTTCCAAGGGGCTGGGGGCGCCGATGGGCTCGATTATAGCGGGGGACACAGAGACGATGGATCGGGTCCACAGGGCGAGGAAGATGGTCGGGGGAGGGCAGAGGCAGGTGGGGATCGCCGCGGCGGCTGCCCTCTATGCCCTCGAAAACAACGTGGATCGCCTGAAGGACGACCACGACAACGCCAAGCGGATGGCCGTAGCCCTCTCCGATATGCCGGGGGTGAATATCGATCCGGACGAGGTCGAGACGAACATCGTCTACTTCGACGTGACTCAATCCCCCATGAAAGCGATCGAAGTGGTCATCGAGATGTCAAAGCTGGGCGTCCTGATGCTCCCCCTGGACGAAAACAGGGTCAGGGCGGTCACCCACCTCGGAATAGACAACGGGGATATCGATATGGCGATAGAGGCCTTCTCCGAGGTCTTCAAGTAG
- a CDS encoding phosphoribosylformylglycinamidine cyclo-ligase, whose amino-acid sequence MGITYKDSGVDINKANLFVKKIKEDIDSTRTEGVMGEIGGFGGFFRPDIAGMKDPVLVSSTDGVGTKLIIAQMMGIHRTVGIDLVAMVANDIIVTGALPIFFLDYIATGSIDDGVLADVISGIAKGCIDAECALIGGETAEMPGFYPEGKYDLCGFSVGLAERDSVIDGSKIEAGDAIVGVTSSGLHSNGFSLVRKIVFDTLKMKLDNHVEELKKSIGEELLTPTRIYVKMAKSLFLGEVKIHAISHITGGGLVDNIERLLPEGLSAVIDTKSWDVPPIFRFIKEAGKIEELEMMRTFNNGIGLALIVPSDEVDKAVSILKKSGESPSVIGGIERKKGEAKEGGRVLFR is encoded by the coding sequence ATGGGAATCACTTACAAAGACTCGGGCGTTGACATAAACAAGGCGAACCTCTTCGTCAAGAAGATCAAGGAAGACATCGATTCGACAAGGACGGAGGGGGTTATGGGGGAGATAGGTGGGTTCGGGGGATTCTTTCGCCCCGACATCGCCGGCATGAAAGACCCGGTCCTCGTCTCTTCCACCGACGGCGTGGGGACGAAGCTTATTATCGCCCAGATGATGGGGATACACAGAACAGTGGGGATAGACCTCGTCGCGATGGTGGCAAACGACATCATTGTCACCGGCGCCCTCCCAATCTTCTTCCTCGACTACATAGCCACCGGCTCCATCGACGATGGAGTGCTTGCGGATGTCATCTCCGGAATCGCCAAGGGGTGCATAGACGCCGAGTGCGCCCTGATAGGCGGGGAGACGGCCGAGATGCCCGGGTTCTACCCGGAGGGGAAATACGACCTGTGCGGATTCTCGGTGGGTCTGGCGGAGAGGGATTCGGTCATAGACGGCTCCAAGATCGAGGCGGGTGATGCGATTGTCGGCGTTACCTCCTCAGGCCTCCACAGCAACGGGTTTTCCCTGGTGAGAAAGATCGTGTTCGACACGCTGAAGATGAAGCTTGACAACCATGTGGAAGAACTGAAAAAGAGCATCGGGGAGGAGCTCCTGACCCCCACGCGAATCTACGTGAAGATGGCAAAGTCCCTTTTTTTGGGGGAGGTAAAAATCCACGCTATCTCCCACATCACCGGAGGCGGCCTCGTGGACAACATCGAGAGGCTCCTGCCGGAGGGACTATCCGCCGTTATCGACACGAAGAGCTGGGATGTCCCCCCGATATTCCGGTTTATCAAGGAGGCGGGGAAGATCGAAGAGCTGGAGATGATGAGAACCTTCAACAACGGCATAGGGCTTGCCCTAATCGTTCCGTCCGATGAGGTGGATAAGGCGGTCTCCATCCTGAAAAAAAGTGGCGAGTCACCCTCTGTCATCGGCGGGATAGAGAGGAAAAAGGGCGAAGCCAAGGAGGGCGGGAGGGTTCTCTTCAGATAG
- a CDS encoding phosphoribosylglycinamide formyltransferase has translation MLKIAVFISGSGTNLQSIIDNCESGRVNAEVVLVLSNEPDAYGIERAKKHNIPAIVVNHRDYASRKEFEDTVLKSISDYEIDLICLAGFMRVLTNNFLARFPNRIINIHPALLPSFAGTQGQQDAFDYGVKFTGCTVHFVDADVDTGPIIIQAVVPLKQDDTVETLKKRILAQEHKIYPQAIQYIAKGAVKIVGRKVVIKDLGDINDFAEINPPASIFD, from the coding sequence ATGTTGAAAATAGCCGTATTTATCTCCGGAAGCGGGACAAACCTCCAGTCGATCATCGACAACTGCGAGAGCGGGAGGGTGAACGCCGAGGTCGTGCTTGTCCTCTCCAACGAGCCGGACGCCTACGGGATCGAGCGGGCCAAAAAACACAACATCCCGGCGATCGTGGTAAATCACAGGGATTACGCCTCCCGAAAGGAATTTGAGGATACGGTTTTAAAATCGATAAGCGACTACGAGATAGACCTGATCTGTCTCGCCGGCTTTATGCGCGTCCTCACCAACAACTTTCTCGCGAGATTCCCGAACAGGATCATCAACATCCACCCCGCCCTCCTCCCATCGTTCGCCGGGACCCAGGGTCAGCAGGACGCCTTCGACTACGGTGTCAAGTTCACCGGCTGCACTGTCCACTTTGTGGACGCGGACGTGGACACCGGCCCCATTATAATTCAGGCGGTCGTGCCCCTGAAACAGGACGACACCGTGGAGACGCTGAAGAAAAGGATATTGGCCCAGGAGCACAAGATCTACCCCCAGGCGATTCAGTACATCGCTAAAGGGGCGGTTAAGATTGTCGGCAGGAAGGTGGTCATTAAGGACCTCGGCGATATTAACGACTTCGCCGAGATAAATCCCCCGGCGTCGATCTTTGATTAA
- a CDS encoding DUF523 domain-containing protein, giving the protein MYFVSACLVGENCRYDGNNSYSKRVTEFLSDKEYIAMCPEELGGLTTPRAPSSFIGGTGEDVLLGSAKIIDADKKERTREFIKGAERSLSAIRERGITHAILKERSPSCGVREVYLKGKRVEGMGVTAALFTRESIVILSDEEI; this is encoded by the coding sequence ATGTATTTCGTAAGCGCCTGCCTCGTTGGAGAAAACTGCCGATACGACGGCAACAACTCCTACTCCAAAAGGGTTACCGAGTTTCTCTCCGACAAGGAGTACATCGCCATGTGCCCCGAGGAGCTGGGAGGGCTTACCACGCCGAGGGCGCCGTCCTCCTTCATCGGGGGGACGGGAGAGGACGTCCTCTTAGGCAGTGCGAAGATCATCGACGCCGACAAAAAGGAGAGGACAAGAGAGTTCATCAAGGGGGCGGAGAGATCGCTTAGCGCGATAAGGGAGAGGGGAATCACCCACGCAATACTCAAGGAGAGAAGCCCCTCCTGCGGCGTACGGGAGGTCTACCTCAAGGGGAAAAGGGTCGAGGGGATGGGTGTCACCGCGGCCCTTTTTACGAGGGAGTCGATTGTTATTCTCTCCGACGAGGAGATATGA
- a CDS encoding flavodoxin family protein, with amino-acid sequence MKEKSRIVSLNSSYRRKGNTNRMVEEVLKGCREAGTKTDHIFLMEKDIKACLGCLKFSKYNEETFGRCVQKDDMRGLLKKVVFADGLIVACLVYCGNMNAHMVKFMHRMSPLAYDKSLDGGMVGIPVYKLKPTKPGMYITSMIAPFPLNRVMGVYRNFYKMLRLVLRLAGFKADYVLNVGGSEEKTSIPNREEMKSKAFKLCMKLAGH; translated from the coding sequence ATGAAAGAAAAGAGCAGGATCGTGTCCCTGAACAGCAGCTACAGGAGAAAGGGAAACACCAACCGTATGGTCGAAGAGGTCCTGAAGGGGTGCAGGGAGGCGGGGACCAAAACGGATCACATCTTCTTGATGGAAAAGGATATCAAGGCGTGCCTCGGCTGCTTGAAGTTCTCGAAATACAACGAGGAGACGTTTGGAAGGTGCGTCCAGAAGGACGACATGAGGGGGCTCCTCAAAAAGGTCGTCTTCGCCGACGGACTGATCGTAGCCTGCCTGGTCTACTGTGGGAACATGAACGCCCACATGGTGAAGTTCATGCACCGGATGTCGCCCCTCGCCTACGACAAGTCGCTTGACGGCGGCATGGTGGGAATCCCCGTCTACAAGCTCAAGCCGACAAAGCCGGGGATGTACATCACCAGCATGATCGCCCCCTTCCCTCTGAACCGGGTCATGGGCGTCTACCGCAATTTCTACAAGATGCTGAGACTCGTCCTGAGGCTCGCCGGCTTCAAGGCCGACTACGTCCTCAACGTGGGCGGATCGGAGGAGAAGACATCCATTCCAAATAGGGAGGAGATGAAAAGTAAGGCCTTTAAGCTGTGCATGAAGCTCGCCGGGCATTAG
- a CDS encoding SDR family NAD(P)-dependent oxidoreductase: MEHYKGLFENKVAVVTGAASGIGKAVSLELGRSGANVVCVDKDGEGARDTASSIKKEGGTAEAVILDVTDGKAVEALIKKTAREHGRIDYIFNNAGIGVGGEVRDLKPDHWKKIIDVNLWGVIHGTLAAYRIMIDQGFGHIVNTASLAGLAPTPINTPYAVTKHAVVGLSTSLRAEARDLGVKVSAVCPGVIETNILYKSEMLKADRKEALAQVRIKRMNVDKAARDILKGVKKNKPIIVITPHAKVLWRIQRFFPYVINFISLLAVREFRKIRVDDEKTAVKRKD; encoded by the coding sequence GTGGAACATTATAAAGGCCTTTTTGAAAATAAGGTCGCCGTCGTCACCGGCGCCGCCTCCGGCATCGGAAAGGCGGTCTCCCTTGAGCTTGGGAGGTCGGGAGCAAACGTTGTCTGCGTAGACAAGGACGGCGAGGGCGCAAGGGATACCGCCTCATCGATTAAAAAGGAAGGGGGAACGGCCGAAGCCGTAATCCTCGACGTTACCGACGGAAAGGCGGTCGAGGCCCTGATAAAAAAGACCGCAAGAGAACATGGAAGGATAGACTACATCTTCAACAACGCCGGAATCGGCGTCGGGGGGGAGGTGCGTGACCTCAAGCCCGACCACTGGAAGAAGATCATCGACGTCAACCTCTGGGGAGTCATACACGGCACGCTTGCCGCCTATCGGATAATGATCGATCAGGGTTTCGGTCACATCGTCAACACCGCATCCCTTGCGGGCCTCGCCCCGACCCCCATCAACACCCCTTATGCCGTCACGAAGCACGCTGTAGTTGGATTATCCACCTCTCTCAGGGCCGAGGCGCGCGACCTCGGCGTAAAGGTGAGCGCCGTCTGCCCCGGCGTAATCGAGACCAATATCCTCTACAAGAGCGAGATGCTGAAGGCGGACCGAAAGGAGGCGCTGGCCCAGGTCAGGATTAAAAGGATGAACGTCGACAAGGCCGCAAGGGACATATTGAAAGGGGTTAAAAAGAACAAGCCGATCATTGTGATCACGCCCCACGCCAAAGTCCTCTGGCGGATTCAGAGGTTCTTCCCATACGTTATAAATTTCATCTCCCTTCTGGCCGTCAGGGAGTTCAGGAAGATAAGGGTGGACGATGAAAAAACTGCTGTCAAGAGAAAGGATTAG